A single Chryseobacterium sp. DNA region contains:
- the dinB gene encoding DNA polymerase IV, translated as MNRAIVHMDLDTFFVSCERRNNSQLDGIPLIIGGGDRGVVASCSYEARKFGVRSAMPIRMALRLCPDAKVIRGDHEMYSNLSHTVTEIIQEKVPLMEKASIDEFYLDLSGMDKFFGCYQWTKEIAETITKETGLPISFALSTNKTVSKIGTGEAKPVGRMEIKELEIKPFLNPLSIKKIPMVGDKTFQLLSRIGIRTIHTLSEMPVLILQQMIGVHGKELWKKANGIDENPVVPYSERKSISAERTFTSDTMDIIELKRLISGMAEQLAYQLRQEKWLTSTVVIKIRYANFDTETKQCKVSYTSADHTLSRVALDLFNKAYTRRMRLRLVGLRFTGLVHGNHQMNLFEDTEEQMSLYQTMDYIKSRFGTDAVGRASGFDFGK; from the coding sequence GTGAACCGGGCAATTGTACATATGGATCTTGATACGTTTTTTGTATCGTGTGAGCGGCGTAATAACTCGCAGCTTGATGGTATTCCTTTAATCATAGGAGGCGGTGATCGTGGAGTGGTGGCCTCATGTTCCTATGAAGCAAGAAAATTTGGTGTTCGTTCTGCAATGCCGATTCGAATGGCTCTCAGGCTCTGTCCTGATGCAAAAGTGATCCGCGGTGATCATGAAATGTATTCTAATTTATCACATACCGTAACCGAAATTATTCAGGAAAAGGTTCCATTGATGGAGAAAGCAAGCATCGATGAATTTTATCTGGATTTATCAGGGATGGACAAATTTTTTGGCTGTTATCAATGGACAAAAGAAATTGCAGAGACCATTACTAAAGAGACCGGGCTTCCGATAAGTTTTGCGCTGTCAACCAATAAGACCGTTTCAAAAATCGGAACAGGAGAAGCAAAGCCTGTGGGAAGAATGGAGATAAAGGAACTGGAAATTAAACCGTTTTTAAACCCTTTATCTATTAAAAAAATTCCCATGGTGGGTGATAAGACCTTTCAGTTGTTATCAAGAATTGGCATCCGGACGATACATACATTGTCTGAAATGCCGGTACTCATTCTCCAGCAAATGATTGGAGTCCATGGGAAAGAACTTTGGAAGAAGGCCAATGGAATTGATGAAAATCCTGTGGTTCCTTATTCTGAAAGAAAATCTATATCTGCCGAAAGGACTTTTACCTCTGATACGATGGATATTATAGAGCTAAAAAGATTGATATCCGGAATGGCAGAACAGCTGGCCTATCAGTTGAGACAGGAGAAATGGCTGACTTCAACGGTAGTTATTAAAATACGGTATGCCAATTTCGATACGGAAACCAAGCAGTGCAAAGTATCTTATACCTCCGCAGATCATACCTTGTCCAGAGTTGCATTAGATCTCTTTAATAAAGCCTATACAAGGAGAATGAGACTTCGCCTGGTAGGCTTACGGTTTACGGGATTGGTACACGGAAATCATCAGATGAATTTATTTGAAGATACTGAGGAACAAATGAGTTTGTATCAAACGATGGATTATATCAAGAGCCGTTTCGGTACTGATGCTGTAGGGCGGGCATCGGGTTTTGATTTCGGAAAATAA
- a CDS encoding YdeI family protein — protein MEKYSPTIDAYIEKSKDFAQPILHYIRETVHECCPDAEETMKWSFPHFIYKGKNLCAMASFKQHCTFGFWLEKEMKTMQEITRNIEKNSMFSLGKITRIEDLPPKPQLKKAIKEAMDLTDMGVTMKKAAPSKTEMEIPDYFQTALEIHPKALDVFKKASPSFRKEYITWIAEAKTEATKNKRMKQALEWIAEGKGRNWKYERK, from the coding sequence ATGGAGAAATACAGCCCTACTATCGATGCTTATATTGAAAAGTCCAAGGATTTTGCCCAACCTATTTTACACTATATCCGTGAAACCGTTCATGAATGCTGTCCGGATGCAGAAGAAACCATGAAGTGGAGTTTCCCCCATTTTATTTACAAAGGGAAAAATCTTTGTGCTATGGCTTCATTCAAGCAGCACTGTACCTTTGGATTCTGGCTGGAAAAGGAAATGAAAACTATGCAGGAAATTACCCGGAATATTGAAAAAAACTCAATGTTCAGCTTAGGGAAAATCACCAGGATTGAAGATCTTCCTCCCAAACCTCAGCTTAAGAAAGCCATTAAAGAAGCCATGGATCTTACCGATATGGGAGTGACCATGAAGAAAGCCGCTCCTTCCAAAACGGAGATGGAAATTCCCGATTATTTTCAAACGGCTTTAGAGATCCATCCAAAAGCTCTGGATGTTTTTAAAAAAGCGTCACCATCATTCAGAAAGGAATACATCACCTGGATCGCGGAAGCCAAAACAGAAGCTACCAAAAATAAAAGAATGAAACAGGCTTTAGAATGGATCGCGGAGGGAAAAGGGAGGAACTGGAAATATGAGAGGAAATAG
- a CDS encoding serine hydrolase, producing the protein MRILKYMIGGAAAGAAAAYFLGYDYLFSGISKTYLKGKLSAHIDDGALFSSNPIVTETPELWEEDSEYNQRELPKYLVDNLKQSKTAAFVVIRKGKILHEQYWDGYNQLSQTNSFSMAKAVTVMLLGKALEEGIITSIDEKVSGFYPELKEKAFGDRVTLKNLAQMEAGLDWDENYNNPFLPNAKAYYGKDLVKAVFSRRFKEEPGTKFEYQSGSTQLLGFALKKALGKSLAAYLSEKFWIPLGMEQNAKWSTDSYGMEKTYCCIHSNARDFAKLGQLFLNDGKAGDQQILNFDFIEMMRTPTEKSERIYGLGLWINHDNPIKHYYFLGLQGQYIIMVPEHDMVIVRTGSYSNNPKNDRGRPDQVQFLVNETVQLFQS; encoded by the coding sequence ATGAGAATACTGAAGTACATGATAGGCGGAGCGGCAGCAGGTGCAGCGGCAGCTTATTTTCTGGGATATGACTATCTGTTCAGCGGAATTTCCAAAACTTATCTTAAAGGCAAATTAAGCGCCCATATTGATGATGGAGCCCTTTTCTCAAGCAATCCTATTGTTACAGAAACGCCTGAGCTCTGGGAAGAAGATTCTGAGTACAACCAGAGAGAATTACCTAAATATTTAGTTGACAACTTAAAACAGTCCAAAACAGCCGCCTTTGTGGTTATCAGAAAGGGAAAAATCCTCCACGAACAGTATTGGGACGGCTATAATCAATTATCTCAGACCAATTCTTTCTCTATGGCAAAAGCTGTAACGGTCATGCTTTTGGGTAAAGCACTCGAAGAAGGTATTATTACCAGTATTGATGAAAAAGTTTCCGGCTTTTATCCTGAGCTTAAAGAAAAAGCTTTCGGGGATAGGGTGACGCTTAAGAATCTGGCTCAAATGGAGGCGGGTCTTGACTGGGATGAAAATTATAACAATCCGTTTCTTCCCAATGCAAAAGCCTATTATGGGAAAGATCTTGTAAAAGCCGTATTTTCAAGAAGGTTTAAAGAGGAACCGGGAACGAAGTTTGAATACCAGAGCGGATCTACACAACTGCTTGGCTTTGCGCTAAAAAAAGCATTGGGAAAATCCCTGGCCGCCTATCTGTCTGAAAAGTTCTGGATTCCGCTCGGAATGGAACAAAATGCCAAATGGAGCACCGACAGCTATGGAATGGAGAAGACCTATTGCTGTATCCACTCCAATGCTAGAGATTTTGCAAAATTGGGGCAGCTATTTCTGAATGACGGCAAGGCGGGCGACCAGCAGATCCTTAACTTTGATTTTATCGAAATGATGAGAACCCCTACTGAAAAATCTGAAAGGATCTACGGACTGGGACTTTGGATCAATCATGACAATCCCATTAAACATTATTACTTCCTTGGGTTACAGGGACAGTATATCATTATGGTTCCGGAGCATGATATGGTCATTGTAAGAACCGGCAGCTATTCCAATAACCCTAAAAACGACCGGGGAAGACCTGATCAGGTACAATTCCTGGTCAACGAAACCGTACAATTATTTCAATCATAA
- a CDS encoding glycine--tRNA ligase yields the protein MAKQEDVFKKVIAHAKEYGFIFPSSEIYDGLSAVYDYGQNGAELKNNIKQYWWKAMVQLNENIVGIDSAILMHPTTWKASGHVDAFNDPLIDNKDSKKRFRADVLVEDYCAKIEDKENKEIEKAAKRFGDSFDKAQFEATNPKILEYRAKREAILSRLAKSLENEDLADVKALIEELEIADPDTGSKNWTEVRQFNLMFGTKLGASADSAMDLYLRPETAQGIFVNYLNVQKTSRHKLPFGIAQIGKAFRNEIVARQFIFRMREFEQMEMQFFVAPGTELEFYEQWKQKRLNWHLALGLGNENYRFHDHEKLAHYANAAADIEFNFPFGFKELEGIHSRTDFDLKAHEKFSGRKLQFFDPERNENYVPYVVETSVGLDRLFLSIFSHCLKDEVLEDGSERTVLSLPPALAPIKAAILPLMKKDGLAEYAEKIFNDLKYDFNLFYEEKDAIGKRYRRQDAIGTPYCITVDHDSLVDHTVTIRDRDTMQQERVPVSELRRIIDEKTNFRNLLSKI from the coding sequence ATGGCAAAGCAAGAAGATGTTTTCAAGAAAGTAATTGCTCACGCTAAAGAATATGGGTTTATTTTCCCTTCTAGTGAGATCTATGATGGTTTATCCGCTGTTTATGATTATGGACAAAACGGGGCCGAACTTAAAAATAATATCAAACAATACTGGTGGAAAGCTATGGTACAGCTTAACGAGAATATTGTGGGTATTGATTCGGCAATCCTTATGCACCCGACGACATGGAAGGCATCAGGCCACGTAGACGCTTTCAACGATCCATTGATTGATAATAAAGATTCTAAGAAACGTTTCAGAGCAGATGTTCTGGTAGAAGATTACTGTGCTAAAATTGAAGATAAGGAGAATAAAGAAATTGAAAAAGCGGCGAAAAGGTTCGGGGATTCTTTCGATAAAGCCCAATTTGAAGCTACGAATCCAAAAATTCTGGAATACAGAGCGAAAAGAGAGGCTATTCTTTCAAGACTGGCAAAATCTTTAGAAAATGAAGATCTTGCTGATGTAAAAGCTTTAATTGAAGAACTTGAGATCGCGGATCCTGATACAGGGTCCAAAAACTGGACGGAAGTAAGACAGTTCAACCTGATGTTCGGAACAAAGCTGGGCGCTTCTGCTGACAGTGCCATGGATCTTTACTTAAGACCGGAAACGGCTCAGGGTATTTTTGTGAATTACCTAAATGTACAGAAAACTTCCCGTCATAAGCTTCCTTTCGGTATTGCACAGATTGGAAAGGCCTTCCGAAATGAGATCGTGGCAAGACAGTTTATCTTCAGAATGCGTGAGTTTGAACAAATGGAAATGCAGTTCTTCGTAGCTCCGGGTACGGAACTTGAATTTTATGAGCAATGGAAACAAAAACGTCTGAACTGGCACCTGGCTTTAGGACTGGGTAATGAAAATTACAGATTCCATGATCATGAGAAGCTGGCCCACTATGCGAATGCTGCCGCTGATATTGAATTTAATTTCCCATTTGGGTTCAAAGAACTGGAAGGGATTCACTCAAGAACGGATTTTGACCTGAAAGCTCATGAAAAATTCTCAGGAAGAAAGCTACAGTTCTTCGATCCGGAAAGAAATGAGAACTATGTTCCTTACGTGGTGGAAACTTCCGTAGGTTTAGACAGATTATTCCTTTCCATATTCTCACATTGTTTAAAAGACGAAGTATTGGAAGACGGTTCGGAAAGAACGGTTTTATCTTTACCTCCGGCTTTAGCCCCAATTAAAGCGGCTATTCTTCCGTTGATGAAGAAAGACGGTTTAGCCGAATATGCAGAGAAGATCTTCAATGACCTGAAGTATGATTTCAACTTATTCTACGAAGAAAAAGATGCCATCGGAAAACGTTACAGAAGACAGGATGCCATTGGTACACCATATTGTATCACAGTGGACCACGATTCTCTTGTTGATCATACGGTAACCATAAGAGACAGAGATACGATGCAGCAGGAAAGAGTTCCTGTTTCCGAACTGAGAAGGATCATTGATGAAAAGACCAACTTCAGAAATTTACTTTCTAAAATATAA
- a CDS encoding alpha/beta hydrolase-fold protein yields the protein MKKSGFPIVLFILLAQLVWGQKIPEGKVVTTYITAKTLQNRAGENPKRRVTVYLPPDYEKSSKRYPVIYYLHGFFWSDSLLVSSDKMNHIIDRAINLKKIKPVIMVMPDESTVFKGSFYANSKSSGNWSDFTSIELVDCIDKRYRTIAHKDSRGISGHSMGGNGALRNAILHPEVFSSVYALSPGILDAQYFAMTEIDLYKNAKNITEIKDLSKPENARTNIIFAIARAYNGNENTSPFFADLPFSFDGENLKINASIAEELKKNSTSELPFSHYENLKKLTAIKLDWGRNDELEHIPPTCMSFSKTLENLKIKHEAEEYIGTHGSEVSKENGRIENQMLPFFNGHLKFEE from the coding sequence ATGAAAAAATCCGGATTTCCCATTGTACTGTTTATTTTGCTGGCCCAGCTGGTATGGGGGCAAAAAATTCCTGAAGGAAAAGTGGTTACCACTTATATTACAGCTAAAACCTTACAGAATAGAGCAGGTGAAAATCCCAAACGCAGAGTTACGGTATATCTTCCGCCGGATTATGAAAAATCTTCAAAAAGATATCCTGTTATCTATTATTTGCACGGCTTTTTCTGGAGTGACAGTTTGCTGGTAAGCAGTGATAAGATGAATCATATTATTGACCGTGCCATCAATTTGAAAAAAATAAAGCCGGTTATTATGGTAATGCCAGATGAAAGTACAGTCTTCAAAGGAAGCTTTTATGCCAATTCAAAATCTTCGGGAAACTGGTCAGATTTTACTTCGATTGAGCTGGTGGATTGTATTGATAAAAGGTACAGAACGATCGCCCATAAAGACAGCCGGGGAATCTCAGGACATTCCATGGGAGGAAATGGGGCTTTGAGAAATGCCATACTGCATCCGGAAGTTTTTTCCTCTGTGTATGCACTTTCTCCGGGAATTCTTGATGCTCAATATTTTGCCATGACAGAAATTGATCTCTATAAAAATGCAAAAAATATCACAGAAATCAAGGATCTTTCAAAACCTGAAAATGCAAGGACAAACATTATTTTTGCCATAGCAAGAGCGTATAACGGAAATGAAAATACATCTCCTTTTTTTGCAGATTTGCCATTTTCCTTCGACGGAGAAAACCTGAAAATAAACGCTTCTATTGCTGAAGAATTAAAGAAAAATTCAACTTCGGAATTGCCTTTTTCGCACTACGAAAACCTTAAAAAGCTAACGGCTATAAAATTGGACTGGGGAAGAAATGATGAATTGGAACACATTCCTCCGACTTGCATGAGCTTTAGCAAAACATTGGAAAACCTGAAAATAAAACATGAAGCCGAAGAATATATCGGAACACACGGAAGTGAAGTCAGCAAAGAAAACGGAAGAATAGAAAATCAAATGTTGCCTTTTTTTAATGGGCATTTGAAGTTTGAAGAATAG
- a CDS encoding pseudouridine synthase encodes MLEILYRDEHLIAINKPSGLLVHKSFYAGEADTYAIQKLRDQIGQYVYPVHRLDRKTSGVLLFTLDKDTLRIMSDRFATREVEKKYIAILRGWTKEEETIDYDLINENEVKQNAITYYHLLQKSEINLPFLKHQTSRYCLVEAIPETGRMHQLRKHFKHILHPILGCRKHGCNKQNKLWLQTFNMTKMMLHAHQLIFNHPVTNEKIVLNATINEEFKRVGDILSFDLSSYS; translated from the coding sequence ATGTTAGAAATTCTTTATCGCGATGAGCATCTTATTGCCATCAACAAACCCAGCGGACTACTGGTTCATAAATCTTTTTATGCAGGAGAAGCCGATACTTACGCAATCCAGAAGTTAAGAGATCAGATCGGACAATATGTTTATCCAGTGCATCGTCTTGACAGAAAAACTTCAGGGGTTTTGTTGTTTACCCTGGATAAAGATACGCTTAGAATCATGAGCGACCGTTTTGCAACCCGGGAAGTGGAAAAAAAGTATATCGCCATTCTGCGAGGCTGGACGAAAGAAGAAGAAACAATCGATTACGACTTGATTAATGAAAATGAAGTGAAGCAAAATGCAATTACTTATTATCATCTTTTGCAAAAATCAGAAATCAATTTACCTTTTTTAAAACATCAGACTTCAAGATACTGCTTAGTAGAAGCTATTCCTGAAACGGGAAGAATGCACCAGTTGAGAAAACATTTTAAACATATTCTGCATCCGATTTTAGGCTGCCGTAAACACGGCTGCAATAAACAAAATAAATTATGGCTGCAAACTTTTAATATGACAAAAATGATGCTTCATGCCCATCAATTGATTTTTAATCATCCTGTTACCAATGAAAAGATAGTGCTCAACGCTACCATAAACGAAGAGTTTAAAAGAGTGGGAGATATCCTGAGTTTTGATCTGAGTTCATATTCTTAA
- a CDS encoding quinone-dependent dihydroorotate dehydrogenase: MYKSLIRPILFKFDPEDVHHFTFSVLKNFGFLTQLFFPKPIEDKRLEREVFGLKFKNPVGLAAGFDKNAVLFNELGDLGFGFVEIGTVTPRAQAGNPKKRLFRLIEDGGIINRMGFNNDGLEAAIEKLKSNKGKIIIGGNIGKNTDTGPENYTQDYLDCFEGLHPHVDYFVLNVSCPNVGSHAKLEDVEYLRELITEVKKINQSKSVQKPVLLKIAPDLNYQQLDEIIELIAETKIDGVIVSNTSVNREGLKTSPEVLAQIGNGGLSGKPIRERSTKMIRYLSEKSNRAFPIIGVGGIHSAKDAMEKLDAGASLVQLYTGFIYEGPELINEINQELLKRAGRLPR, translated from the coding sequence ATGTACAAATCGCTCATTCGTCCAATCCTTTTCAAATTTGACCCGGAAGATGTTCATCACTTTACTTTTTCGGTACTCAAAAATTTTGGATTTCTCACCCAATTATTTTTTCCGAAACCTATTGAAGATAAACGTCTGGAAAGGGAAGTTTTCGGATTAAAATTTAAAAATCCTGTAGGATTGGCCGCCGGTTTCGATAAAAATGCCGTTTTGTTCAACGAACTGGGAGATCTGGGTTTCGGGTTTGTAGAAATCGGAACGGTAACACCAAGAGCCCAGGCCGGAAATCCTAAGAAAAGATTGTTCCGCTTAATAGAAGATGGCGGAATCATCAACAGAATGGGGTTCAATAATGATGGCCTTGAAGCTGCCATCGAAAAACTGAAATCCAACAAAGGCAAAATAATCATCGGTGGAAATATCGGAAAAAACACCGATACAGGCCCTGAAAACTATACCCAGGATTATCTTGACTGTTTTGAAGGACTCCACCCGCATGTCGATTATTTCGTACTGAATGTGAGCTGTCCGAATGTAGGAAGCCACGCCAAGCTTGAAGATGTAGAATATCTGAGAGAGCTGATTACGGAAGTAAAGAAAATAAATCAGTCAAAATCTGTACAAAAGCCTGTATTGCTGAAAATTGCACCGGATCTTAATTACCAGCAGCTGGATGAGATCATTGAACTGATTGCAGAAACGAAAATAGACGGAGTAATTGTGTCCAATACTTCGGTAAACAGAGAAGGTCTGAAAACTTCACCTGAAGTTTTAGCACAGATCGGAAACGGAGGCTTAAGCGGAAAACCAATCCGTGAGAGAAGCACAAAGATGATCAGATACCTTTCCGAAAAAAGTAACAGAGCTTTCCCGATTATCGGAGTAGGAGGAATACACTCTGCAAAAGATGCGATGGAAAAACTGGATGCGGGAGCAAGCCTGGTGCAGCTGTACACCGGATTTATCTATGAAGGCCCGGAACTGATCAATGAAATCAATCAGGAGCTTTTAAAAAGAGCCGGCAGATTGCCACGATAA
- a CDS encoding DUF445 domain-containing protein: MNDEAKRKQLRKYKAFATGLFVLMAVIFIVTTILQKSNNSHWIGYVRAFAEAAMVGALADWFAVTALFRHPLGLPIPHTNLIENSKQRLGDNLGSFVVSNFLSPQNIRPYIQKIKISNFVGEWLGKEKNQDILIKNLSDIVLDILSKLDDASVSQFISKKVSEMTDDIKLNKVVGNGISYILEKNDHQRMITNLSKQIKEYILENDEMIKDRVKKGSYSFVPSFVDNKIADKIADGLSDFFREIEENPEHEVRTLITQKIHEFSVDLKEDPKWEDEFKTIKNGLLKNDKLDEYSNDIWISIKKTLLSELQEEHSALKNYLYKNLNEFSQNLKTDENLQNKINHWVRVTAYKYILKNTHQFGNLISTTVGNWQGKELSEKLELEVGKDLQFIRVNGTLVGGLVGLIIYTIAHFFI, translated from the coding sequence ATGAATGACGAAGCAAAAAGAAAACAGCTTAGAAAATACAAGGCATTTGCGACTGGATTATTTGTGCTGATGGCCGTGATTTTCATTGTGACCACAATTTTACAGAAATCTAATAATTCCCATTGGATCGGTTATGTGCGTGCTTTTGCCGAGGCAGCTATGGTAGGGGCTCTGGCAGACTGGTTTGCGGTGACCGCTTTATTCCGTCATCCGCTTGGGCTTCCTATCCCTCATACCAACCTGATTGAAAACAGCAAGCAGCGGCTGGGTGACAATCTGGGAAGCTTTGTCGTCAGCAATTTTCTTTCGCCTCAGAATATACGTCCTTATATCCAGAAAATAAAGATTTCAAACTTTGTTGGGGAATGGCTCGGCAAAGAGAAAAACCAGGATATTTTAATTAAAAACCTCTCGGATATTGTCCTGGATATTCTCAGCAAGCTTGATGATGCCTCAGTGAGCCAGTTTATCAGTAAAAAAGTTTCTGAGATGACGGATGATATCAAGCTGAACAAAGTGGTAGGAAACGGAATCAGTTATATTCTGGAAAAGAATGATCACCAGAGAATGATCACCAATCTTTCAAAACAGATCAAGGAGTATATTCTTGAGAATGATGAAATGATCAAAGACCGCGTCAAGAAGGGCAGCTACTCTTTCGTCCCTTCTTTTGTGGATAATAAAATCGCAGATAAGATCGCAGACGGACTTTCTGATTTCTTCAGGGAAATTGAGGAAAACCCGGAGCATGAAGTCCGAACATTGATCACTCAAAAAATTCATGAATTTTCTGTTGATCTGAAAGAAGATCCCAAATGGGAAGATGAGTTTAAAACCATCAAAAACGGACTTCTGAAAAATGATAAATTGGATGAATATTCCAATGACATCTGGATTTCTATCAAAAAAACATTACTATCGGAGCTTCAGGAAGAACATTCAGCGCTGAAAAATTACCTTTATAAAAATCTGAACGAATTTTCACAGAATTTGAAGACAGATGAAAATCTTCAGAATAAAATTAACCACTGGGTTCGGGTAACCGCCTATAAATACATTCTTAAAAATACGCATCAATTCGGGAACCTCATCAGCACAACGGTTGGAAACTGGCAGGGAAAAGAGCTGAGTGAAAAACTGGAACTGGAAGTAGGAAAAGACCTGCAGTTTATCCGGGTAAACGGAACTTTGGTAGGAGGTCTTGTAGGATTGATTATTTATACGATTGCTCATTTCTTTATTTAA
- the msrB gene encoding peptide-methionine (R)-S-oxide reductase MsrB, which produces MKFLVSIIILIFLQACTQKHQPIKITSMENTDAKNNPYYSRTDTAKLNISNEEWKKILAPDLYAVAREAATERAFTGKYNEFDEVGDYYCAVCGHHLFRSTSKFASSCGWPSFFEADKEGVYYKRDQSYGMDRVEVLCKRCDSHLGHVFDDGPKPTGLRYCMNSVSLEFVPDSQKQGV; this is translated from the coding sequence ATGAAATTTTTAGTTTCAATCATTATATTAATTTTTCTGCAGGCATGTACGCAGAAACATCAACCTATTAAAATTACTTCTATGGAGAATACAGATGCAAAAAACAATCCATACTATTCAAGAACAGATACCGCCAAGCTGAACATTTCTAATGAAGAATGGAAAAAAATCCTGGCGCCGGATCTTTATGCAGTTGCCAGGGAAGCGGCCACAGAAAGAGCTTTTACCGGGAAATACAACGAATTTGATGAGGTGGGAGATTATTATTGTGCCGTTTGCGGGCATCATCTGTTTCGTTCTACATCAAAATTTGCAAGCAGCTGTGGCTGGCCCAGTTTCTTTGAAGCAGATAAAGAAGGTGTTTATTATAAAAGAGATCAATCCTACGGAATGGACAGGGTGGAGGTTCTTTGTAAAAGATGTGATTCCCATTTGGGACATGTTTTTGATGACGGTCCCAAGCCGACAGGCCTAAGGTATTGTATGAATTCCGTGAGTCTGGAATTTGTTCCGGATTCTCAAAAACAGGGTGTTTAA
- a CDS encoding murein L,D-transpeptidase catalytic domain family protein, producing MKGFYSVLGLVYMVTTSFYLSPGLAAKNENVNTTKTERVADTKSEKNAEAVSSSEVLYHSIAFDPEHELNYEVFSKALTGFENLKKAGLLTGDSHLLTICDFSMSSNTKRLWVIDLNEKKVLFNSLVAHGKNTGEEFATNFSNRESSLQSSLGFYITDATYQGDNGYSLKLLGMDKGFNDAAYRRAIVLHGADYVSDGFAAMHKRIGRSWGCPAVPRDLTQPIINTIKGRNCLFIYYPDQDYLSSSEWLKA from the coding sequence ATGAAAGGATTTTATAGCGTATTAGGCCTTGTATACATGGTGACGACTTCATTCTATCTTTCTCCGGGACTGGCGGCGAAGAATGAAAATGTGAATACAACAAAAACAGAAAGAGTAGCCGACACGAAATCTGAGAAGAATGCTGAAGCCGTATCTTCATCAGAAGTATTATACCACTCAATTGCATTTGACCCTGAACATGAATTGAACTATGAGGTGTTCTCAAAGGCATTGACAGGATTTGAAAATCTGAAGAAAGCAGGATTGCTTACCGGTGACTCGCATTTATTAACGATCTGCGATTTTTCTATGTCTTCCAATACAAAAAGACTTTGGGTAATCGATCTTAATGAGAAAAAAGTATTGTTCAACTCATTAGTGGCACACGGAAAAAATACAGGTGAAGAATTTGCGACGAATTTTTCTAACAGGGAAAGTTCGTTGCAGAGCAGCTTGGGATTTTATATTACGGATGCAACCTATCAGGGTGACAATGGATATTCTCTGAAGTTATTGGGAATGGATAAAGGTTTTAATGATGCTGCTTACAGAAGAGCCATTGTCCTGCATGGGGCAGATTATGTAAGTGATGGTTTTGCTGCCATGCACAAGAGGATCGGAAGAAGCTGGGGATGTCCTGCGGTACCTAGAGATCTGACACAACCGATTATCAACACCATAAAAGGAAGAAACTGTCTGTTCATTTATTATCCCGATCAGGATTATCTTTCCTCTTCGGAATGGTTAAAAGCATAA